In Methylotenera versatilis 79, the DNA window TTTAGCAGTAAAGATGATGTACTGGGTTTAGAGGTTTCTGATAAAGACTATCGTGCACTTACAGTTGGTTTAAGAGGTGATCACAGCGATAGCTTCGGCTTGGGTGGTACGTTTTGGGGCGGCGTAAGTTTGACCGCAGGTGATTTAGATTTATCAGGCAATCGCGCTGAATTAGCTGCGGACAGATTAACCCGAAAATCGGACGGACATTACAATAAATTTAATTTCTATCTTGGCCGTCAGCAAATATTGGGTGAAAAGCTCACTGCAAAAGCGTTATTTTCTGGTCAACTAGCCGATGCTAATTTGGGTGGATATGAGAAGTTCTCACTCGGTGGCCCAGTGGGCTTGGCTGGATTTACAGTGGGTGAAGCAGCAGCAGACCAAGGTTGGATGGTTAATCTAGAAACCAAGTATGCAATTACACCGCAATTTAGCGCCAGTTTATTGGGTGATGCTGGTGGTGTCTGTCAGTTTAAAAATACTTTCGCAGGTTTTGATGCAGGCAATCCAAAATTTAAAAATTGCTATCAATTGGCAAGTGTGGGTTTCGGGTTCGGCTACACCAACCAATATCTTGATGCAAAATTAAGTTATGGCCGTCAAATTACAGGTAATCGTGGTTTAGATAGCAATGGAAACGACACTGAAGGTGAAGACAGCAAGCATCAACTTTGGCTGCAAGTAGGCAGCAGTTTTTAACCAACCCGGTTTTGTATAGATTTAACTGGATTTGAAGCGATTATATTCAAATTATTTTGACAAAGTTTAGTCAAAATTAGCCTAACGATGTTAGAATACGCTCCGCAACAAATTCAGTAGTAATCATCCGCCCGGGTGGTGAAATTGGTAGACACAAGAGACTTAAAATCTCTCGACTTTACGGTCGTGCCGGTTCGATTCCGGCTCCGGGCACCAGCTTTAAATTCACAACAAATTTCGATTTAAATTTCCCCGTTTTTAGGGCATTAACTTAAGTCGATAATCTCACATAAAAATTATCTTTAAGCTTTGCAAGCCACGCTGACTTCGCGGCGTTGAATCGTATAATTTTCTAATTGGTCAGATATGTAGAATCCTTTTGGACAAATTGCCAGCGCTTCTTGTCTACATTCATTCCAAGTAGAAAATCCACTACAGGTGAGCGTTGTCCATTCGTAAGAGTCTAAATTAGCTACTTTAGGATTTTGCGCGCAGCCTGCCAGCAATAACAATCCTACAGCTACTAAGCTAGCATTTACTAAATTTTTTCTTATCATCTTTGTTGCTCCTAAAATATCCAAAAAATATAGCTCAATATAAAGTTATACGTTATTTAATCTATTTTAGATTTAAGTTATTTTAGTTTCGTTAAATCATCAATAATTTCTTGAGAGTGTTTTGAGGTATCAACGTTTAAATAGATTTTTTCTAATTTTCCAGCTGGATTAATTAGAAAGGTATAGCGTTTGGCAATTTTAATAAATCCTAAATTGGTGAGTGCATTGTAGGCTTCGGCTACATTGCCATTTTCATCGCTCAGTAGCGGAAATGGCAGGTGATATTTTTTTGCAAACTCTGCGTGGCTACGACCATCATCAACGCTAATGCCGACCACTTTTGCCCCTAGTTTTTCTAGTTTAGGTAAATCATCTCTAAATTCACAAGCCTCTTTGGTGCAACCTGGGGTGTCATCTTTAGGATAAAAATACAGCACTAAATATTGCCCGGCGTAATCAGATAAATGATGCGTTTTACCCTCTGCATCATTTAAGGTGAAGCTAGGCGCAGTGTCACCAACTTTCAAATTGTTAGATGCGTTTGAATAATGGCGATAGCCAAAAAATGCCAATATCAACACTGCCGTATAAAAGAGTAATTTAAGCATCATGGTATTTGTTTGAATATTTAATAAGTGTTTGTGTGCAAAATCGACAATAAGTTTATGTTAACACTGGAATAACTTTATGTTACCAGTGCACGATAAGGATTGAATTGTGAGAAAATGCTAACTTGCAGATTCGCCCCCGTAGCTCAGTGGATAGAGCATCCCCCTCCTAAGGGGAGGGTCACACGTTCGATTCGTGTCGGGGGCGCCAATTGACGGGGTTTTGTATAGCGCTTAGCGCTTTTCCGCGCTTGCCATTTTATTAATGAACAAGCCGAATAGCTAACTTAAACTTAACTAGTTTTAGGTGTTAACTTTTGCATCACACAATCTTCAGATCCATCATTGCCCGTATTATTGGCGCCTGAAGTATTAGTAATCTGCTTAGATTCGTAATAATGATTGATATAGCTGTAACGCTTGTTTTTAAGCTGTTTTAGCTGCGCGATACCAGTGCTAAAAATGATGGCGTTGCCATCGACGATTTCAATGGTTAACGCCATGTTATTACCATTGACGATGGCTTGACCACCGTAAGTCGTTGCGTTTTCTGTTTCTATGGTTAAATCATATCGACCTAATTTGCCATGGCTATGCGATTTGTTCATTAAGAAAGTGACTAACAGTTTATAGCTGCCTATTTTTGCATTGTTTCCCGTGCATGAGTAGACTCCACTATAATCTGTTCCAGTGAATTTTGCGGCTGTGGCTGGTTTTGCAGCAATGGCATTTGTTGTACATAAGACATTAGTTGTGGCGGCGAAAAGCAGTGTGAAGAGTATTTTTTTCATATTAAATGATCAGTGTTAAGCGGTTTAGATTGTAACTTGATGCTGACGATTTTAGAAATAACTATTGAATTTAGTTTGAATCTATTTTGTTTTAAACACACTTACTTCTTTAGATCTGAATTTTTTTACTTTAAAAATAGCGTTAACTAGCGTCTGTATTCTACTAATCATTTTGAAAAAGCATGGATTGAATGAATTTTTTTAACAAACGTATTTTTACCCCATTATTGTTCACGCTGATTGTTGCAGCTATTCATTTTGGCGCTTGGGCATTATTTAATCGCACAATAACCTTAATTAATGCGCCGCAAGTTGTGAATGGATTTGCTTATAGTGGCTTCCAACAAGGTCAAAGTCCATTAGAAAAAAACTATCCTAGCACGGCCGAATTATTGGCAGATTTAAAGCTACTTAAGTCGTTAACTAATCATATTCGTATCTATGGCGCACTAGAGAATAGTGAAGTGACGCCGCTTGCGTCTAGTTTAGGATTTAAAATTTCCGCAGGTGCTTGGCTGGGTGCCGATAGAAATGCCAATGCGCGCGAGATTAGTGCATTAAAAGCGCAAATCAGAACTTATTCTAATATTGAACGTGCAATAGTTGGCAATGAGGTTTTATTGCGTAAAGACATGACTAATCAAGCATTGTTTGATTACCTTGACGATGTACGCGAAACCACTGATTTGCCGATTTCTACCGCGGAACCGTGGCATGTTTGGTTAAAAAATCCAGATTTAGTTAAGCATGTCGATTACATTGCGGTTCACTTATTGCCTTATCACGAAGGTTTGAATGTAGAGCAGGCAGTTGATTATTCTTTATTGAAATATCAAGAGTTGATGACCGCTTTTCCCAGAAAAAAAATCGTGATTACAGAGATTGGCTGGCCTAGCGAAGGCCCAGCAATTGGTTCTTCGGTCGCTTCAAAAATCAATCAGGCGCATTTTGTACGCGAGTTTATCGCCAAAACTGCCTACAAAAATTACGACTACTATTTGATGGAAGCATTTGACCAACCGTGGAAGAAAAATCTGGAAGGCTGGGCGGGCGCTTATTGGGGGATGTTCAGTGCAGACCGTACGCTTAAATACTCATTACAAGGTGCAGTGCCTAAAGATGTGCGTTGGATAACCAAAGCCACTTGGGCGACATTGATCGCTTTTTTCCCAATTTTATTTATTGCTTATCGATTTAGAAATTGGGGATTGGGCGGAAGAATCTCAATGGCAGTTTTATTGCAAGCCTGTGTGACTATTTTAGTCATCGCCTGGAATCTGCCAGGGGATTATTACTATACGTTGACGGACTTTAATATATTGATCGCGTTGATCATGGGCATGTTTATGACCTCCGCCGTATTAATGATTTATGGCGTAGAGTTTAGCGAGGTGATGTTTAAAAAACGTGGTTGGAAAATCTATAGCCGCGCCAAGCCGTTAAGCAGTGATGAAGAGTTATTTGTTTCGATTCATCTGGCTTGCTACAACGAGCCGCCAGAGATGGTGATTCAAACCATTGAAAGTTTACTGAAATTAAACTACACAAAATTCGAAGTTATCGTTGTCGATAACAATACCAAAGACGAAGCTAAGTGGAGGCCAATTGAGCAATATATGGCCACCATGCCAAGCAATTTCCATTTTTACCATTTGCCAACATGGCCAGGTTTTAAAGCCGGTGCGCTCAATTTTGCGTTGAGCAAAACAAATCCTGCCGCAGAAGTAGTTGGTGTGGTGGATGCCGATTATGTCGTCACAACCGATTGGCTATCAGACTTAGTGCCGCATTTTAAAGAAACGGGTGTTGCCGTTGTGCAGGCGCCACAAGCGCACAGAGAATGGGAAAACAACTTTTTCCGTCGCATGAGCAATTGGGAGTTTGAAGGATTTTTCCGTATAGGCATGCATCATCGGCACGAACGTAATGCGCTCATTCAACACGGTACGATGACGTTAATACGCCATGAGGCTTTAGTAAAAAGTGGTTCGTGGTCTGAATGGTGTATTTGTGAGGACACAGAATTAGGTTTAAGGCTGCTGGAAGATGGATATGAGTTGCGCTATGTAGATGACACCTTTGGCCGTGGTTTAACACCATCTGATTTTAAAGCGCTTAAATCACAACGCTCAAGATGGGCATTTGGTGCGATGCAGATTTTAAAACATCATATGCCAAAATTACTGGGAAAATCGACATTAACTTTTGGGCAGCGTTACCACTTTTTAACCGGATGGTTCAGCTGGTTGGGTGATGCATTACAGCTGATTTTTACCATTGGTTCTATTGGTTGGAGTGTCGCGATGATTGCTTTTCCTAAAGAATTCTCATTGCCAGTGAGTATTATGATTGCGCCAATTGTGTGCTTTTTGTTTATTAAAGCGGCGCTTGGCCCAATCTTGTATCGCAAAACCATGAGCTGCAAATGGAGGGATATTTTTGGCGCATCACTCGCAAGTTTAGGTTTATCTCATGCCATCGCGCGCGGCATTATCGCGGGTATTATTCAAAAAAATGGCGTATTTAAAGTGACATCCAAAGGCAAAGTTAACACTAAAAAACTATCCGTTTTAAACCCGATTATGGAAGAAGTCTTTTTGTTATCAGCCTTGGTGATTTCTGCAGTTGCGATGATTGTAACAAGAGGCATACAAAACCTTGATGCTCAACTGTGGGTAGCGTTATTGGCTTTACAATCGTTGCCTTACTTTAGCGCGCTTGCTTGTCAGATTCTGGCGCAAACGACGGAGAAAGAGAGTTCAGACGTTCAAGATAAGGCTATATTAAACGTTTGATTTATTGGGGGTTGTAAGTGGTTAAGTCAGATAGGTACTGAGATTTGCAGCTTTTAAAGCTGCAAATTTTAAGTTTTTTATATGGTTAACTAATATTTGCTAACTAGTTATTTGCTTAACTGGTTTTTTTCATGCCAGAGCGCTAGATATTTGTCTGAGTTATTCAATAAGTCTTCTTGCATATCTTCATAAACGGTTACAGGTGGCAACGGCGTATTTGCTGAGATAGCATCGAAACCTAAAGCGAGTTTGCCGCCTTGTACCTGAAATCCGATGAAGTCTAATATGGTCGGAAATAAATCAAAATGCAGAATATTTTCACGATTTTTAGTGATTGGTTTATCTGAGATAAACCGATTATAAATATAGCGTTTTTTAGTGCTATCTAACGCTTTATACATTGGATTATACATCGCAAGATGGTCGCCGATAATGACGACATTGGTATCTTTAAGATAGCCATTCGCCTTCATAAACTTTATAAAATCAGACACTTGATTCGCAGTGCATTCCACAAGGCCCTTAAACTCTTTAACGCCAATACGTTTACAGTATGCTGAAAAATAACCATCAGGTCCATGCGTGTCTATGGTGGTAAATGTGAGATTAAATGGCTGTGATTGCGCATGTAAGGCTTTGAGTTTTGCCTTAACCAAGACAAATAAATCGTCATCATAAAGTCCCCAGAAATTCATTTGGTTGGCCGTTAGATTTTTTTTAAGCTCTTCTCTGCCATACACTTCGTCGTAATGATGATCTTGGAAAAACTTACCTTTACCTGAGAATGTTAGCGCATCACCACCCATATAAACGTTGTGATAACCAGCATCGTGCAAAATATCACCCAAACAAACCGCATTGGGTAAAAAAGATTTAATTTTTTCACCTTGGTCATTACCGCCGTACAAGCTGACATTTTTGAGCGGTAAACCGCATTGTGTTGCGGTGATGCCTGCAATCGTCCAATGTGTACCCATTACTTGTTGATAATGGTTAAAACTAACACCTTTTATCTCATCTAAACTGTGAAGTAGATTTCTGCCGAATTTGGTTTTATCTTTATAAGTGTCCTCTAAAGATTCCACATAAATAAGCACTAAATTCTTAGGTTTTACGTTAGCTTTTACTGGCTCAATCTTAACTGTACTTGGATAAACATAATGTTTGCCAAAGTAATCCTGTCCAAATTGATTGTGCACGAATGCGCTGATTGAAAATTGAAAGGCAAAGTAGATTGAACAGGCAATTAGTGTATATACCGGTGCGCGATGACTAATGAACCAATAAATGACTTTTAACCCATGCACATTGAAGATTTGCATGGGTTTTGCAAACCAATGTTTAGAGTTGTAAATCACATACATGGCAGTCGAATATTCAACAAACAGTAGCAACAAAGTAATACTTATCGGCAATGCTATGCAGGTCAGAATAAAGCTTCTGACAATGCCGACATCAGTCGTTACTAAGCCTTCCATGCCAAATTGCGCGTGATACAACACTTGCTCTAATGATGCTTGACCAAAGTTAGAAGTCACCCAATAAGCAATAGCCGCTAAAGTAAACCCCAGTAAATAGGTAAAAAACCGGATAGCAATTCTTAAATAGTGCCTTTGCTGGTTTTGGCTTTTTTGTTCACGAGAAAGCATGTTTAATTGTAGTTATTAGAGATTTGGTCAGATAAACTAAATCAATTTACTTACTATCCAGCGTTTTGCTATCTAACGTTTCCCAGCGTGCTAACAGCTTTTCTAGTGAGCTTTCAATTTCGCTTAATCTCGCTTGCAGGGTTTTGACCAACGCTGCTTGCGTGACATACAGTTCGCCATCCGCGAGTTGCGTGTTGATGTTGCTTTGTTCAGTTTCCAGTTGCTCAATTTGCGCTGGAATGCCGTCTAGCTCTTGTTGTTCCTTAAAGCTTAATTTATTGGTCGGTTTACTTTGTTTGGTGCTGACAGTGTTTTGTTTATTGTTTGCTTTTGTCGCACTCGCTAAATCGGCTTTTTTATCGTCTAAACGCTGTTGTGTAAAGCGTTGCCAGTCATCATAACCGCCGCCAAACTCGGTCAACACCGCGTTGCCTTCAAACGCAATTACTTGTGTCACGGTGTTTTCTAAAAATGCGCGATCATGACTGACCAAGAATAGCGTACCAGCAAATTCTTGCAACAGACTTTCTAATAGTTCTAATGTATCGATATCCAAGTCGTTCGTTGGCTCATCTAGCACTAAAACATTGGCAGGGCGGGCAAATAGTCTTGCCAATAACAAACGGTTACGTTCGCCACCAGAGAGTGATTTGACGGGTGAGCGTGAACGTTGTGGTGGAAACAAAAAGTCTTCCAAATAACTGATGACATGCTTACGTTCATTGCCGATTTCGATAAAATCAGAACCTGGACTAATCGTGTCGGCCAGCGTTGCTTCTTCATCTAATTGTTCGCGCATCTGGTCGAAATACGCCACGTTGATTTTTGTGCCGCGTTGAATATCGCCGCTGTCTGCTTCAATATCACCTAAGATTAATTTTAATAATGTCGTTTTTCCAATGCCGTTAGGGCCAAGCAAACCAATCTTGTCGCCACGTAAAATACGTGTGCTAAAACCGTTAATCAGCGTTCTGCCACCGTAGGCTTTGACGACGTTTTCTAGTTCAGCCACTAACTTACCACTACGTTCGCCCGCATCCAGATTCAGTTTCACATTGCCTTGGCGTTCGCGTCTTGCAGCGCGGTCTAAACGTAACGCTTCTAATCTGCGTACGCGGCCTTCGTTACGTGTGCGGCGCGCTTTTATTCCTTGGCGAATCCACACTTCTTCTTGCGCTAAGAATTTATCGAATTTAGCCGCATGCGTTTCTTCCACCGCGATTAATTCTTCTTTTTTAATTTGATATTGTGTGAAATTGCCGATAAAGTCGGTCAGTTTTCCACGGTCTAATTCCGTGATGCGCGTCGCTAAACGGTCTAAAAAGCGGCGATCATGGGTAATAAATAATACGCTGCCTTGAAAGCTTAATAGTAAATCTTCTAGCCATTCAATCGCTTCTAAATCCAAATGGTTGGTCGGTTCGTCCAATAATAAAACTTCTGGTTCGGCGACTAAAGCGCGGCCTAATGCCACTCGTTTGCGCCAGCCGCCAGATAGTGTAGAAACCAATGCATCTGCATCCAGTTTCAAACGACTTAACACCGTTTCAACCCGCGATTGTGCTGCCCAGCCATTTTGCGTATCTAAGTCATGTTGCAAAGCCTGCATCTTGGTCATCAGCGCATCAATATCTGCATCTGGCATGCCCATATCATGCGTAACCGCGTGATAGTCGATAATCGTTTGTTGCAGCGTGCCTAAACCTTCCGCCACTGCTTCAAATACGGTGTGAGTCGTGTCCAACTCAGGTTCTTGTGGAACATAGACGACGCGCACATTCGGTGCACGCCAAACACTGCCTTCGTCTAATTTAATGGCGCCAGCGATGGCTTTTAATAAGCTGGATTTACCCGCGCCATTTCGGCCGATAAGACCAACGCGCTCTCCGGAATCTAACTGGAAATCTGCATGGTCGAGTAATGGATGGTGCCCGTAAGCGAGGCTGGCTTGGTCTAAGGTGATATATGGCATAGCCGCTATTTTAACACGGCGGCAGAAATCTACGCCGTGTAAATATTGGGCCTATTTGAGTGTTAAGTCAGCGGTCAATTGGTTTGATAAGATTAATTTAATTGAGCTAATTTTGATTAACTTTATGGTTTTTGATTGAATTCAGCGTAACTCTTATTGCATGGCGACTCATCTCCAGAACCCACATCTAAAAATGGCAAAATAGCCGCAGGCGGCGCGATAAAAGCTAACGCGATACTGCCCAACACGCGTGCAACAATCGGTGTTTTTTCAATTGAAACATCGGGATTTTTAAATGAGCCTTTCACATGAATCGGTGAACGTACGGTAAACGGCGACATATTTTTAGGTTTTGCCGCCATACGCAAATCCAGCGATTCTTTGGCGATATTCACATTACCATCAATCAGAATCAAGGTCACAGGCGTATCGACCAACGCGATTTTAGGCGTTGCGACACCATTTTTTGCGCTTAAATCCATTACTGCGCAGTTCATCGGTAGCGCATTATCTTTGGTGAGTAATATGCCCAATCCTTGCGCAATATCTAAACCAACGGCTTCTATAATCAGATGCGAAATCGTGCCTTTTTGCATAAAAATAGACACATCGCCATCTAGTGAACTCAACATTTCAGCGGTTGAATTACCGCGACCGGTCAGTTTGGTTTTGCCATTTAGCGTGCCGGTCACATAAGAAGGTGGCGTTTCTTTTTTGCCCTTTGCTGCGGCTTGTTTTTTTGGCTCGGTAGAAACAGTTAACCATTTTTCAACATCAATATCTTTCCAACGTAGATTGATATTCCAAGTCGGTGGCACAGCTTTAACAGAATTAAGCGCAGTTTTGGCGGTATCAGATTCAGTTTTAATAGTGCTTTCTTTACTTAACACATTTTTATCTACAATATTTGCTAAATGCGTATCAATGGAAATCATGCCAGAAATGCCTCCATCCGCAGTGCGCGCGTCAATTTTTGAAAGTGATAGTTTGCCGCTATCCAACACTAAATCGGCTTTTAATGGCGAAATAGGGCGAGAGAATGCGTTACCTAAATCCACGTAAGCTAAGTTAACATCAATTTGCGCATCCATTTTATTCAATGAAGGTAAATCTAATGGACGATCTGGAATCACGCGATTCCCGGCTGGCGTTACAGCGACACCATCCGCGTTTTTGGTACCAAATGCAGGGGCTAAATCCGCCAGAAAAAAACGTTTTCCGCCTACATTGCCTTTTAATAATGGTCTTACGGGTCCCGTATTATTAGTTTTGGGGTCATAAGTAAAATTTCCGTTTAAATCACTTTTGCCAACGTGTGCATTTACTGCTTTGGCAATCCACACTTTATCGTATTTTTCAATCATCGTACTCAACGTGAATTTATCAGTAGTCGGCAACACCACATTGACTAATTTGCCCAATACCGCGAGCGAAGGGCCTTTTACGGACAACTTACCTTTTACATCATGCTTGCCAAATAAGTCGGAAACCGTGCCAGAAAAATCGGCGCGTAACCCGCCAAATTCCACCCAAGCAGTTGAGGCAATTGGCGCAGAATCTTTATCATGCGTGGCAATAGGCAAAAAGCCATCTGTAGTTAGTTTGCCTTTAATGGCTTTTTTGGTAAATTTCCCTTCAATCTCAATCGCTGATGCGACTAACTTACTGGAAGCGCCTTCATCGGTATTAAATTTTGTAGCCAAATCGATTTGATTTTGCGGGTCTACTATTTTTGCAGAGCCGTTTTGTACGATTAAGGTTTCAATAATGGGAAAAGGGCTGTCTGGCTTATTCTCGTCGTCACTAAATTGCCAAGTAGAACTGCCATCTGGTTTGCGTAGTAATTGGGCATCAATCTGATTGACGCGCAAAGACTTAATGCGTAATTGGTTGGTGTTTTTGAATTGGAGTAAATCGCTGTAGCGTAGATTTAATGCAATATTTTTGGTTTCAATAAAATGCGCGGCATCAAATGTTTTAGGGGCTGAGATATACAAACCACCTACATTTAATTGAACGCCGCCAATCAATTTAAGATGAAATGGCTCATCAATTCTAACAGTGCGCTCCAATTGTTTACTGGCGAATTGCTCAACTGGCGTTCTTAAAAAAGGCCATCCCAACGCTTCACACACAGCAATTGCAATTACAAATATGCTCAGTAATAACAACAATACTCTAATGAAACTGAATTTTTTCTTTGCGATATTTTCCTGCACAATAGTTGTGTCAGTTTGAGGGTTAATTGCTTCTGCTTGAGGTTCTTCGACCATACTGAATACCTTTGCTATTCTTAGATTTTGATGCAATTTAATCGTTAACTTCGTCATAGTTAATTTCGCTAGTTTAAATTTACTAGTGAAGGATTTATTCAAAGTTTTAAATGATGTGGGATTAACCAATTGATTTAAATCATCAGGAGAATATTAACTAGGGAAAATAATTGCAATATTAACGTGTAGTTATACTTAATTTATCGGTTTTGCGAAGCCGAAATTAAGATGATTTTTTTGTCAGAAAAAGCCTACAAAGCTGTTGGAAATTTATCAAATATTACGTTAACTTAGGCTAGAAGGTTTTTTCCCAAGCATGGCGTGAATATTTGCCAAGCGCGATTTCCCGTGTTCTTTGCTGACGACTGGATCGTTAAATGGATTACCAAAATGCTTTACATCGGCAGTCGGTAATTCGGCAATAAATCGGCTAGGTTCGCACATTTGAGTCTCGCCCGCACGTTTACGTTTTTTGCACCATGAGATATTCAGCGATTTTTGCGCGCGCGTAATGCCTACATACATCAGGCGGCGTTCTTCTTCGATTTTTGTCGGGTCAACTAAGCCTAAATCGATACTTTCGCGATGCGGCAAAATGCCTTCTTCTACGCCGATTAAAAACACATGACCAAACTCCAAGCCTTTGGCTGCATGTAAAGTAGATAATTTAACCGCATCTGGTTCGCCATCTTCACGACCTTCAAGCATACTGATCAACGAAACCATTTGTGTGAGTTCCAGCAAGTTTTTGCCTTCAGTTTCATTGCCAAACTCGGTATTAGCTTCACCTTTTTTAGTTAACCAAGCCACAAATTCCACTACGTTAGACCATTTACTTTCAGCTGCGCGTGGTTCTTCAGTGTCGTACAAAAACGCTTCATATTGAATGGTATTTAATAAATCGTTTAACACTTCACCGGCTGGGTCGCGCACGGCACGGCTTTGTATTTTTTGAATATATTGGCAGAAGTTGAGTAGATCATCTAATTGTTTTGCACCAACGTCACGCTGAAAGTCGCCTTCAAAAGCCGCGGCAAACAGTGACATTTTATGCGCGCTGGCATATTCACCCAAACGTTCAAGCGTGGTGTTGCCAATACCTTTCTTGGGCGTAGTCGCTGCTCGAATAAATGCTGGGTCATCATCTTCATTCGTGACCAAGCGTAAGTAGCTGACTAAATCTTTGATCTCAGCTTTGTCGAAAAATGATTGCCCGCCAGAGATGGTGTAGGGGATTTTTTGGTTGCGCAGATACTGCTCAAAAATTCGCGCTTGATGATTACCACGATACAAAATCGCGTAATCCAGAAACTTGGTTCTGTTCTCAAATTTGTGTGCCTGTAGTTTCATCATCACCGATTCGGCTTCATGCTCTTCACTTTGCGCAGCAGAAACTTGAATCATGTCGCCAGTGCCCAGCTCACTCCACAGCTTCTTTTCAAAAAGCTTGGGATTGTTGCTAATCACTTGGTTTGCGGCACGTAAGATGCGCACGGTAGAGCGATAATTCTGCTCTAACTTAATCACTTTTAAGCGTGAAAAATCGGTAGTCAATTGACGCAGATTTTCTACATCCGCACCACGCCAGCCATAAATCGCCTGGTCGTCATCACCCACTGCAGTAAATTGTCCGCGCACGCCAGTGAGCATTTTCACCAGTTTATATTGGCAAGCATTGGTATCTTGATATTCATCCACCAATAAATATTGCAACTTACGCTGCCATTTGTTTAACGCTTCTTCGTGCTGGTCAAATAGCTCAACTGGTAGTTTGATTAGATCATCAAAATCCACTGCTTGATAGGCGCGTAATGTTTGCTGATAT includes these proteins:
- a CDS encoding peroxiredoxin gives rise to the protein MMLKLLFYTAVLILAFFGYRHYSNASNNLKVGDTAPSFTLNDAEGKTHHLSDYAGQYLVLYFYPKDDTPGCTKEACEFRDDLPKLEKLGAKVVGISVDDGRSHAEFAKKYHLPFPLLSDENGNVAEAYNALTNLGFIKIAKRYTFLINPAGKLEKIYLNVDTSKHSQEIIDDLTKLK
- a CDS encoding glycosyltransferase: MNFFNKRIFTPLLFTLIVAAIHFGAWALFNRTITLINAPQVVNGFAYSGFQQGQSPLEKNYPSTAELLADLKLLKSLTNHIRIYGALENSEVTPLASSLGFKISAGAWLGADRNANAREISALKAQIRTYSNIERAIVGNEVLLRKDMTNQALFDYLDDVRETTDLPISTAEPWHVWLKNPDLVKHVDYIAVHLLPYHEGLNVEQAVDYSLLKYQELMTAFPRKKIVITEIGWPSEGPAIGSSVASKINQAHFVREFIAKTAYKNYDYYLMEAFDQPWKKNLEGWAGAYWGMFSADRTLKYSLQGAVPKDVRWITKATWATLIAFFPILFIAYRFRNWGLGGRISMAVLLQACVTILVIAWNLPGDYYYTLTDFNILIALIMGMFMTSAVLMIYGVEFSEVMFKKRGWKIYSRAKPLSSDEELFVSIHLACYNEPPEMVIQTIESLLKLNYTKFEVIVVDNNTKDEAKWRPIEQYMATMPSNFHFYHLPTWPGFKAGALNFALSKTNPAAEVVGVVDADYVVTTDWLSDLVPHFKETGVAVVQAPQAHREWENNFFRRMSNWEFEGFFRIGMHHRHERNALIQHGTMTLIRHEALVKSGSWSEWCICEDTELGLRLLEDGYELRYVDDTFGRGLTPSDFKALKSQRSRWAFGAMQILKHHMPKLLGKSTLTFGQRYHFLTGWFSWLGDALQLIFTIGSIGWSVAMIAFPKEFSLPVSIMIAPIVCFLFIKAALGPILYRKTMSCKWRDIFGASLASLGLSHAIARGIIAGIIQKNGVFKVTSKGKVNTKKLSVLNPIMEEVFLLSALVISAVAMIVTRGIQNLDAQLWVALLALQSLPYFSALACQILAQTTEKESSDVQDKAILNV
- a CDS encoding sulfatase-like hydrolase/transferase, coding for MLSREQKSQNQQRHYLRIAIRFFTYLLGFTLAAIAYWVTSNFGQASLEQVLYHAQFGMEGLVTTDVGIVRSFILTCIALPISITLLLLFVEYSTAMYVIYNSKHWFAKPMQIFNVHGLKVIYWFISHRAPVYTLIACSIYFAFQFSISAFVHNQFGQDYFGKHYVYPSTVKIEPVKANVKPKNLVLIYVESLEDTYKDKTKFGRNLLHSLDEIKGVSFNHYQQVMGTHWTIAGITATQCGLPLKNVSLYGGNDQGEKIKSFLPNAVCLGDILHDAGYHNVYMGGDALTFSGKGKFFQDHHYDEVYGREELKKNLTANQMNFWGLYDDDLFVLVKAKLKALHAQSQPFNLTFTTIDTHGPDGYFSAYCKRIGVKEFKGLVECTANQVSDFIKFMKANGYLKDTNVVIIGDHLAMYNPMYKALDSTKKRYIYNRFISDKPITKNRENILHFDLFPTILDFIGFQVQGGKLALGFDAISANTPLPPVTVYEDMQEDLLNNSDKYLALWHEKNQLSK
- a CDS encoding ATP-binding cassette domain-containing protein, with the protein product MPYITLDQASLAYGHHPLLDHADFQLDSGERVGLIGRNGAGKSSLLKAIAGAIKLDEGSVWRAPNVRVVYVPQEPELDTTHTVFEAVAEGLGTLQQTIIDYHAVTHDMGMPDADIDALMTKMQALQHDLDTQNGWAAQSRVETVLSRLKLDADALVSTLSGGWRKRVALGRALVAEPEVLLLDEPTNHLDLEAIEWLEDLLLSFQGSVLFITHDRRFLDRLATRITELDRGKLTDFIGNFTQYQIKKEELIAVEETHAAKFDKFLAQEEVWIRQGIKARRTRNEGRVRRLEALRLDRAARRERQGNVKLNLDAGERSGKLVAELENVVKAYGGRTLINGFSTRILRGDKIGLLGPNGIGKTTLLKLILGDIEADSGDIQRGTKINVAYFDQMREQLDEEATLADTISPGSDFIEIGNERKHVISYLEDFLFPPQRSRSPVKSLSGGERNRLLLARLFARPANVLVLDEPTNDLDIDTLELLESLLQEFAGTLFLVSHDRAFLENTVTQVIAFEGNAVLTEFGGGYDDWQRFTQQRLDDKKADLASATKANNKQNTVSTKQSKPTNKLSFKEQQELDGIPAQIEQLETEQSNINTQLADGELYVTQAALVKTLQARLSEIESSLEKLLARWETLDSKTLDSK